The following coding sequences lie in one Rothia sp. SD9660Na genomic window:
- a CDS encoding methyltransferase, giving the protein MSSAHYFSENPTGDFSPQPVTVELGGRRVQVLTASGIFSPGGVDKGTRILLDEAPAPQGVRMLDIGCGWGPITLTLAMAAPDAEVYGVEVNSRSAKLTEMNAERLGLTNVTVSAPDALDESLTFDTIWSNPPIRVGKDVLHGIMHTWLPRLTPGGTAYLVVQKNLGSDSLQKWLAAEFPELEVARYATSKGFRILEVHRPA; this is encoded by the coding sequence ATGAGTAGCGCGCACTATTTTTCTGAAAACCCCACCGGAGATTTCTCACCCCAGCCCGTAACTGTTGAGCTGGGCGGACGCCGGGTGCAGGTTCTGACCGCTTCCGGCATCTTTAGCCCGGGTGGGGTTGATAAGGGAACCCGTATTCTCCTGGATGAGGCCCCCGCTCCGCAGGGGGTGCGCATGCTCGATATCGGGTGCGGTTGGGGCCCAATTACCCTGACCCTGGCTATGGCAGCGCCTGATGCTGAGGTCTACGGGGTCGAGGTGAACTCCCGCTCTGCCAAGCTTACCGAAATGAACGCTGAACGCCTGGGCCTGACCAACGTGACGGTCTCAGCCCCCGATGCACTCGATGAGTCGCTGACCTTTGACACCATCTGGTCTAACCCGCCCATTCGCGTAGGTAAGGACGTGCTACACGGTATCATGCACACCTGGCTGCCCCGTCTTACTCCCGGCGGTACCGCCTACCTGGTCGTTCAGAAAAACCTGGGCTCAGACTCTCTACAGAAGTGGTTGGCCGCTGAGTTCCCCGAGCTGGAGGTAGCCCGCTACGCTACCTCGAAGGGTTTCCGAATTCTTGAGGTGCACCGCCCGGCGTAG
- a CDS encoding class I SAM-dependent methyltransferase has product MADNVENNRELWNEIYSEREQMWSGKPNASLVTLIGDRAPGTVLDLGCGEGGDVLWLAARGWQATGIDISDVAVGRARARAAAEGLEASFIDADLTDWSTDQRFDLIVTSFLQSYADFDRLPLLAAALDLLKPGGELISVAHAGAPSFADPEDARKHRARMVKAAEEARALTHSRDDIEIVLAEEWARDITSPEGEPATIPDAVMVLRRAVHLKNSETLRGSVAGYLQLGELSGQPLL; this is encoded by the coding sequence ATGGCTGACAACGTAGAAAACAACCGGGAACTCTGGAACGAGATTTACTCAGAGCGGGAACAGATGTGGTCGGGCAAGCCCAACGCCTCACTCGTTACCCTCATCGGCGACCGCGCCCCCGGCACCGTCCTTGACCTTGGTTGCGGCGAAGGCGGGGATGTGCTCTGGCTAGCAGCCCGAGGCTGGCAGGCTACCGGCATCGATATTTCGGACGTCGCGGTAGGGCGCGCTCGCGCCCGCGCGGCAGCCGAGGGGTTGGAGGCCAGCTTTATCGACGCTGATCTCACCGACTGGTCTACCGACCAGCGTTTTGACCTGATTGTCACTAGCTTCTTGCAGTCCTACGCTGACTTTGACCGCCTGCCCCTGCTTGCAGCGGCCCTGGACCTGCTGAAACCCGGTGGAGAGCTTATCTCGGTGGCGCACGCAGGTGCGCCCTCCTTTGCAGACCCCGAGGACGCCCGCAAGCACAGGGCTCGAATGGTGAAGGCTGCCGAAGAGGCACGAGCCCTCACCCACAGCCGCGACGATATTGAGATTGTGCTGGCTGAAGAGTGGGCTCGGGATATCACCTCACCCGAGGGCGAACCCGCAACCATACCCGATGCGGTGATGGTGCTACGCCGGGCGGTGCACCTCAAGAATTCGGAAACCCTTCGAGGTAGCGTAGCGGGCTACCTCCAGCTCGGGGAACTCAGCGGCCAACCACTTCTGTAG
- the dapF gene encoding diaminopimelate epimerase: protein MATHTVETPVWGDLSGKTLTKGQATGNDFIFVTDPEAKLDLPAELIAKVTDRHFGIGADGFIRAVKTEHLDFASHLLEETPEAIWFMDYRNGDGSIAEMCGNGVRAFVDYLLTEKLVELEEGGRLLIATRAGIKAVGRTEDGYAIDMGPWGFINGDMARDNGTDAQVTAKGLRTPRGALSITMGNPHTVVMLGTDGKLDGLNLHEAPKVSPNPPEGTNVEFVVPEEISAEDGDPATENIGSIRMRVHERGVGETLSCGTGACAAAAATRFWGGEDAPDEWLVRVPGGTLAVTFVLGPDNLEHVVLAGPAAMTGKVLLG, encoded by the coding sequence GTGGCAACCCACACCGTAGAAACCCCCGTCTGGGGCGATTTGAGCGGCAAGACCCTCACCAAGGGCCAGGCAACCGGCAACGACTTCATCTTCGTCACCGACCCCGAAGCTAAGCTTGACCTGCCGGCTGAGCTCATTGCCAAGGTGACCGACCGCCACTTCGGCATCGGCGCCGACGGCTTTATCCGCGCGGTCAAGACCGAGCACCTGGATTTTGCCTCCCACCTGCTGGAAGAGACCCCCGAAGCTATCTGGTTCATGGACTACCGCAACGGCGACGGCTCGATCGCCGAGATGTGCGGCAATGGCGTGCGCGCTTTTGTGGACTACCTGTTGACCGAAAAACTGGTTGAGCTCGAAGAGGGCGGACGCCTGCTCATCGCCACCCGCGCCGGTATCAAGGCCGTGGGCCGTACCGAAGACGGCTACGCCATCGACATGGGCCCCTGGGGCTTCATCAATGGTGACATGGCCCGCGATAACGGCACCGACGCTCAGGTGACCGCCAAGGGCCTGCGCACTCCCCGCGGGGCCCTGTCCATCACCATGGGCAACCCCCATACCGTCGTCATGCTGGGCACCGACGGCAAGCTCGACGGCCTCAACCTGCACGAAGCCCCCAAGGTTTCCCCCAACCCACCTGAAGGCACCAACGTAGAGTTCGTCGTCCCGGAAGAAATCTCAGCAGAGGACGGCGACCCCGCCACCGAAAACATCGGTTCAATTCGCATGCGCGTGCACGAACGCGGCGTCGGCGAAACCCTCTCCTGCGGTACCGGCGCTTGCGCCGCCGCTGCCGCTACCCGTTTCTGGGGTGGCGAGGACGCCCCCGACGAGTGGTTGGTTCGCGTACCCGGTGGAACCCTCGCCGTCACCTTCGTACTGGGCCCCGACAACCTTGAACACGTCGTCCTGGCAGGGCCGGCCGCCATGACCGGTAAGGTTCTGCTGGGCTAA
- the miaA gene encoding tRNA (adenosine(37)-N6)-dimethylallyltransferase MiaA: MIEKDASSSSLPIIAVVGPTGSGKSALAIELARALGGECVNADSMQFYRGMNIGTAKVTAQEMRGVSHHLLDTLEVTEEASVATFQAQARAIFDEIRARGNYPILVGGSGLYVRAALDVLEFPDTDPAVRARLEAELAASGPGPLLERLRAVDPESAKRVKDDRRLVRALEVFEVTGRPFSSFMPTRTYFQPALQIGLNGDRAQLHQRLYERVVAMEEAGLLAEVEALEAQGLRQGKTAPAAIGYREFLKVLDAARGLLPAGEEYSVAQAVDDTVTATRQFARRQLTWFRADKRVHWLDWSSPILLEEALALVNGNQALD, translated from the coding sequence GTGATTGAGAAGGACGCCAGCAGCAGCTCCCTGCCCATCATCGCCGTGGTGGGCCCCACCGGCTCAGGCAAGAGTGCCCTAGCTATTGAGCTGGCACGGGCTTTGGGCGGGGAATGCGTTAATGCTGATTCCATGCAGTTCTACCGGGGCATGAACATTGGCACTGCCAAGGTCACCGCCCAGGAAATGCGCGGGGTATCCCACCACCTGCTCGATACCCTGGAGGTTACCGAAGAAGCCTCGGTCGCTACTTTCCAGGCTCAGGCTAGGGCTATTTTTGATGAGATTCGCGCTCGCGGGAACTACCCGATACTGGTCGGTGGCTCCGGCCTGTATGTGCGCGCTGCCCTGGACGTTCTGGAATTTCCCGACACCGACCCGGCTGTGCGGGCCCGGCTGGAAGCTGAGCTGGCGGCGTCCGGCCCCGGCCCCCTGCTTGAGCGCCTACGTGCGGTTGACCCCGAATCAGCAAAGCGGGTGAAGGACGACCGCCGCCTGGTGCGCGCTCTTGAGGTCTTTGAGGTGACTGGTCGCCCCTTCTCGTCCTTCATGCCCACCCGCACCTACTTCCAGCCTGCCCTGCAAATTGGTCTTAACGGCGACCGCGCGCAGCTGCACCAGCGACTGTACGAGAGGGTGGTTGCCATGGAAGAAGCCGGTCTGCTGGCTGAGGTTGAGGCTCTTGAAGCTCAGGGGCTGCGCCAGGGCAAGACAGCTCCGGCCGCTATCGGTTACCGGGAATTTCTCAAGGTTCTGGACGCCGCCCGCGGCTTGCTGCCTGCTGGTGAGGAATATTCTGTCGCCCAGGCAGTTGACGATACCGTCACCGCCACCCGCCAGTTCGCCCGCCGCCAGCTCACCTGGTTCAGGGCAGATAAGCGGGTGCACTGGCTTGACTGGTCCAGCCCCATCCTGCTTGAAGAAGCCCTGGCCCTCGTCAACGGCAACCAGGCACTAGACTAA
- the miaB gene encoding tRNA (N6-isopentenyl adenosine(37)-C2)-methylthiotransferase MiaB, whose protein sequence is MSIDVNPETTADQKTRTYEVRTFGCQMNVHDSERMSGLLEASGYVPAEEGTTPDLVVFNTCAVRENADNKLYGNLGQLAPVKRENEGMQIAVGGCLAQKDQDTILKKAPWVDVVFGTHNIGSLPTLLERARHNNEAQAELLEALEVFPSTLPTKRDHVYSGWVSISVGCNNTCTFCIVPSLRGKEEDRRPGEILAEVQALVDDGAIEVTLLGQNVNSYGVGFGDRQAFSKLLRACGEIEGLERVRFTSPHPAMFTDDVIDAMAETPNVMPVLHMPLQSGSDKVLKDMKRSYRSKKFLGILEKVRARIPDAVITTDIIVGFPGETEEDFQETLRVVEESRFSSAFTFQYSIRPGTPAATMPNQVPKAVVQERYERLIALQDRIAGEENRKQLGKTVELMVTAESGRKAEETGRLSGRARDQRLVHFTVPEGCEVPRPGDLVTLPITEAGSFHLISDPTAEQYSVRRSRAGDAWDRAQADSCGTGTTQVPGTPVSLGFPTFKPAL, encoded by the coding sequence GTGAGTATTGACGTGAACCCCGAAACCACCGCAGACCAGAAGACCCGCACCTACGAGGTGCGCACCTTTGGCTGCCAGATGAACGTACATGATTCAGAGCGCATGAGCGGCCTGCTCGAAGCATCAGGTTACGTGCCAGCTGAAGAAGGAACCACCCCCGACCTGGTGGTCTTCAACACCTGTGCTGTGCGTGAAAACGCCGATAATAAGCTCTACGGTAACCTGGGCCAGCTGGCCCCGGTCAAGCGTGAGAACGAGGGTATGCAGATTGCTGTAGGTGGCTGCCTGGCGCAGAAAGATCAGGACACCATCTTGAAGAAGGCCCCCTGGGTTGACGTGGTTTTCGGTACCCACAACATTGGCTCCCTGCCTACCCTGCTGGAGCGAGCCCGTCATAACAACGAGGCCCAGGCCGAGTTGCTCGAAGCACTGGAGGTCTTCCCCTCCACCCTGCCGACCAAACGTGACCACGTCTACTCCGGCTGGGTCTCTATCTCTGTGGGCTGCAACAACACCTGTACCTTCTGTATCGTGCCCTCCCTGCGCGGTAAGGAAGAAGACCGCCGCCCCGGCGAGATTCTGGCAGAAGTGCAGGCCCTGGTCGACGACGGCGCTATCGAGGTGACCCTACTGGGCCAGAACGTCAACTCCTACGGCGTAGGCTTTGGCGACCGCCAGGCATTCTCGAAGCTGCTGCGAGCCTGCGGCGAGATCGAGGGGCTGGAGCGCGTCCGCTTTACCTCCCCCCACCCGGCTATGTTCACCGACGACGTCATCGACGCCATGGCCGAAACCCCCAACGTCATGCCCGTGCTGCACATGCCCCTGCAGTCCGGCTCTGACAAGGTGCTCAAAGATATGAAACGCTCCTACCGCTCCAAGAAGTTCCTAGGCATTCTGGAGAAGGTGCGCGCGCGCATTCCCGATGCCGTCATCACCACCGACATTATCGTCGGCTTCCCCGGTGAAACCGAAGAGGACTTCCAGGAGACCCTGCGCGTGGTCGAAGAGTCCCGTTTCTCGTCCGCTTTTACTTTCCAGTACTCGATCCGCCCCGGCACCCCGGCTGCGACCATGCCCAACCAGGTGCCTAAGGCTGTGGTGCAGGAGCGCTACGAGCGCCTGATTGCCCTGCAGGACCGCATCGCCGGTGAAGAAAACCGCAAGCAGCTGGGTAAGACCGTGGAACTGATGGTGACCGCAGAATCTGGCCGCAAGGCCGAGGAGACCGGCCGCCTATCGGGCCGGGCCCGCGACCAGCGCCTGGTGCACTTCACCGTGCCCGAAGGCTGCGAGGTGCCCCGCCCCGGCGACCTGGTCACCCTGCCCATCACCGAGGCCGGCTCCTTCCATCTGATTTCCGACCCCACCGCAGAGCAGTACTCGGTACGTCGTTCCCGCGCCGGTGATGCCTGGGATCGTGCCCAGGCTGACTCCTGCGGCACCGGCACCACCCAGGTGCCCGGCACCCCGGTATCCCTGGGCTTCCCCACCTTCAAGCCTGCTCTCTAA
- a CDS encoding amino acid permease: MSQPTSSGSVTYQRPAPTLSVLQGIALIFGTNIGAGILSLPYAARHGGFLALAVALTVAGLLTTFSMMYIAEVSQRTKEPLQLSGLAEKYLGQAGRWVIFLAIMVNSIGALIAYAAGSGSLLNNLTGLPQLAGTLLFFALGSFIMFKGLHATGLVEGLITTGMAAIILALSLWTIVGPGITLSNLVEFRPFFIVPIMNLAVFTFMAQYVVPELVRGLGDTNPRAIPTALVGGMSATGFTLALVPFVALGLLGDDVSEVVTLSWGEALGPLAYYLANIFALLAMFTSFVAIGYTAMRNILDITRWEEHGPLRLAAVGLTVLPPLAISIAGLGGFVSALSYAGGFAGAAMSILPVLMLRAARQKGELEPVWKVTWQAHPLAQGILIVTYTVAFIYSVAAIFGLLPNGWS, translated from the coding sequence ATGTCTCAGCCCACCTCTTCAGGGTCAGTCACCTATCAGCGCCCAGCCCCAACCCTCAGCGTTCTTCAAGGTATTGCGCTCATCTTCGGAACCAACATCGGCGCAGGCATCCTCAGCCTACCCTACGCCGCCCGTCACGGCGGCTTCCTAGCGCTCGCAGTTGCCCTCACCGTCGCGGGGCTGCTGACCACCTTCTCCATGATGTATATCGCCGAGGTCTCCCAGCGCACCAAAGAACCACTACAGCTCTCGGGTCTTGCTGAAAAGTACCTGGGCCAGGCTGGCCGATGGGTTATCTTCTTGGCCATCATGGTCAACTCCATCGGCGCCCTCATCGCCTACGCGGCCGGGTCCGGCTCCCTACTGAATAACCTCACCGGTCTACCCCAGCTCGCTGGCACCCTGCTCTTCTTCGCGCTTGGTTCCTTCATCATGTTCAAGGGCCTGCACGCCACCGGCCTGGTCGAAGGTCTCATTACTACGGGTATGGCAGCAATTATTCTCGCCCTATCCCTCTGGACTATTGTGGGCCCCGGCATCACCCTCTCTAACCTGGTAGAGTTTCGCCCTTTCTTCATCGTGCCGATTATGAACCTGGCGGTCTTTACCTTCATGGCCCAGTACGTGGTACCTGAACTGGTACGCGGGCTTGGCGATACCAACCCCAGGGCTATTCCTACCGCCCTAGTCGGCGGCATGTCAGCCACAGGCTTCACCTTAGCCCTGGTCCCCTTCGTGGCTCTGGGGCTTCTCGGTGATGATGTCTCTGAAGTTGTTACCCTCTCCTGGGGTGAGGCCCTGGGGCCGCTGGCCTACTACCTGGCTAATATCTTTGCCCTGCTGGCCATGTTTACCTCTTTTGTAGCTATTGGCTACACCGCTATGCGTAACATCCTCGACATCACCCGTTGGGAAGAACACGGTCCGCTTCGTCTTGCTGCTGTTGGCCTCACCGTTCTGCCGCCGCTGGCTATCTCTATTGCCGGCCTGGGTGGCTTCGTTTCCGCCCTGTCCTATGCCGGTGGTTTTGCCGGTGCAGCCATGTCTATCTTGCCGGTGCTGATGCTCCGAGCTGCACGGCAGAAGGGCGAGCTGGAGCCTGTCTGGAAGGTAACCTGGCAGGCTCATCCTCTTGCCCAGGGAATCCTGATTGTGACCTATACGGTTGCCTTTATCTATTCGGTTGCCGCCATTTTCGGTCTTCTGCCTAACGGCTGGTCCTAA
- a CDS encoding regulatory protein RecX has product MSAENPRVEDFLAPEEYPAWHPAAQGLAQDLPGESGAYASTRTATPYTGKASAAAVSSRDDGEVAEAAEPARQSKYTSRRNPNLKKGFRKPPAKYAARSPFAPAIGAASAPDNETPQRKRSQPLFREGSALNEPVTDEEMLVQGVTPMPEKRGRGGKEPESEFTRAKNIVLNQLAASPKSRAMLEKKLVEKEISAEVIEDILNRFEAVNLINDAEFADMYVRTRMNVKKLSRSAIRRELKTKGVEGELAEIALEQRTEEDERADAHELVRKKLRPSMNLGDRAEKEKVMRRLVAMLGRKGYPAGLAFSVVREEVEAYACEMGMASEDSYFSYD; this is encoded by the coding sequence GTGAGCGCAGAAAACCCACGAGTCGAAGATTTTCTTGCCCCTGAGGAGTACCCGGCCTGGCACCCGGCGGCACAGGGCCTGGCCCAGGATCTACCGGGGGAGTCTGGCGCCTACGCCAGCACGCGAACCGCTACCCCCTACACCGGTAAAGCATCAGCCGCAGCGGTCAGCAGCCGTGACGATGGGGAAGTAGCCGAGGCTGCGGAACCAGCCCGTCAGAGCAAATACACCAGCCGTCGCAACCCCAACCTCAAAAAAGGGTTCCGCAAACCGCCCGCCAAATACGCTGCCCGCTCTCCCTTCGCACCGGCCATCGGGGCGGCGTCCGCCCCTGATAACGAAACTCCCCAGCGCAAGCGCTCCCAGCCGCTCTTCCGTGAAGGTTCAGCCCTGAACGAGCCGGTCACCGACGAAGAGATGCTGGTGCAGGGGGTTACTCCTATGCCCGAGAAACGGGGCAGGGGCGGAAAAGAGCCGGAAAGTGAGTTCACGCGGGCTAAAAATATTGTGCTGAATCAGCTTGCTGCGTCGCCTAAGTCCCGGGCCATGCTGGAGAAAAAGCTGGTTGAGAAAGAAATCTCGGCGGAGGTTATTGAGGATATCCTAAACCGGTTTGAGGCGGTCAACCTGATCAACGACGCTGAATTCGCCGACATGTATGTGCGTACTCGAATGAACGTGAAGAAGCTGTCGCGGTCGGCTATCCGGCGGGAACTGAAAACCAAGGGGGTTGAGGGTGAGCTTGCCGAAATAGCTCTAGAACAGCGCACCGAGGAGGACGAGCGCGCTGACGCCCACGAGCTGGTGCGCAAAAAACTGCGCCCCTCCATGAACCTGGGGGACAGGGCTGAGAAAGAGAAGGTCATGCGTCGCCTGGTGGCTATGCTGGGCCGTAAGGGCTACCCGGCTGGTCTTGCTTTTAGCGTGGTGCGCGAAGAAGTTGAGGCCTATGCCTGCGAGATGGGCATGGCCTCAGAAGATAGCTATTTCTCCTATGACTAA